The Methanofervidicoccus abyssi genome includes a region encoding these proteins:
- a CDS encoding type II/IV secretion system ATPase subunit, whose product MVDEFKNSMRRNPHLRRYVENFKKTYLKIPEFMISLSRELKELKYPNIIYPIGDPIFIHIFGSPEVKTKYIVIEPRLETHEEKLLYKKIMDKLLEYAPYEDSPEDDEEFERVLTNMFNRVTKVVENKKKKSILSRLFSTGKIELTKYERDKFLYLLKRDLIGLGVLEPIKRDPYIEDIHVIGAHACHIVHKIFDMLPTNIAWDDDRELADYLKNLCERIGRPVSDANPIVDGSLPDGSRINIIYSTDVSLKGPSFTIRKFTEVPISITQIISWGTMSAQTAAYLWLCLEYGMSIFICGETASGKTTTLNAILPFIKPKSKIFSCEDTAEVKAPHPVWQQLLTRERGPEESRVTLFDLLRAALRSRPNYIIVGEIRSVEGAVAFQAMQTGHPVLSTFHAANIKKMIQRLNGEPINIPLTFMDNLNVALFQLAVYTRGKLLRRVVGVEEIEGYYKEVDGVITRRVFEWDPREDTHVFTGLNNSYILEDKIAKVAGYEDVREIYNELELRTRILEEMIARKIFGYYEVLDIIWNFYEKGLEGLPFQI is encoded by the coding sequence ATGGTGGATGAATTTAAAAATAGTATGAGGAGGAATCCACATTTACGTAGGTACGTCGAAAATTTTAAAAAAACTTACTTAAAAATACCTGAATTTATGATATCCCTTTCTCGAGAACTAAAAGAGCTGAAATACCCCAATATTATATATCCAATTGGTGACCCCATCTTTATCCACATATTTGGTTCTCCTGAGGTAAAAACTAAATATATCGTTATAGAGCCTAGGTTAGAAACCCATGAAGAGAAATTACTGTATAAAAAGATAATGGATAAGCTGTTGGAGTATGCTCCTTACGAAGATTCTCCAGAAGACGACGAGGAATTTGAGAGGGTACTGACAAACATGTTCAACAGGGTTACAAAAGTAGTGGAGAATAAAAAAAAGAAGAGTATACTATCTAGGTTATTCAGCACTGGAAAAATAGAACTTACAAAATATGAGAGAGATAAATTTTTATACTTACTAAAAAGAGACTTGATAGGATTAGGAGTACTTGAACCTATTAAGAGAGATCCCTATATAGAAGATATACATGTAATAGGTGCCCATGCCTGCCATATAGTTCATAAGATATTTGACATGCTTCCAACCAATATCGCATGGGACGATGATAGAGAACTTGCCGACTATCTAAAAAACCTATGTGAAAGGATAGGAAGACCTGTGTCTGATGCAAACCCTATTGTCGATGGATCCCTTCCCGATGGCTCAAGGATAAACATAATTTACTCCACAGACGTATCTCTAAAAGGACCATCATTTACCATTAGGAAATTTACAGAGGTTCCAATTAGTATTACCCAGATCATCAGTTGGGGGACCATGTCTGCTCAAACTGCAGCCTATCTATGGCTCTGTTTGGAATATGGAATGAGTATATTCATCTGTGGAGAGACTGCTTCTGGTAAAACTACAACATTAAATGCTATCCTACCCTTTATTAAACCAAAATCTAAGATATTCTCATGTGAAGATACTGCAGAAGTAAAGGCCCCCCATCCTGTATGGCAACAGTTACTAACAAGGGAGAGAGGCCCTGAGGAGAGTAGAGTTACACTTTTCGACCTGTTAAGAGCAGCGTTGAGATCTAGGCCTAATTATATCATTGTTGGAGAGATAAGAAGTGTAGAAGGTGCCGTAGCATTCCAGGCTATGCAAACTGGACACCCTGTTCTTTCAACATTCCACGCTGCAAATATCAAGAAGATGATTCAGAGATTAAATGGAGAACCAATCAATATTCCATTAACTTTCATGGATAACCTAAACGTGGCCTTATTCCAACTTGCGGTATACACCAGAGGTAAATTGTTGAGGAGAGTAGTTGGTGTTGAAGAGATTGAAGGCTACTATAAGGAAGTAGATGGTGTAATTACAAGGAGGGTTTTTGAATGGGACCCCCGCGAAGATACACATGTCTTTACTGGGCTTAATAACAGTTACATACTGGAAGATAAAATTGCAAAAGTGGCAGGTTACGAAGACGTGAGAGAGATATACAATGAGTTGGAATTAAGAACTAGGATACTTGAAGAGATGATAGCAAGAAAAATCTTTGGATACTATGAAGTTCTGGATATTATTTGGAATTTCTATGAAAAAGGATTAGAAGGACTCCCATTCCAAATTTAA
- a CDS encoding ATPase domain-containing protein, with protein MKLAKIELSRDDIHKRLGGGIPYGSIILIEGEEATGKSVVAQRLTYGFLQNAHSVTYISTQLTTLEFVKQMMSLNYNINKKLLNGVLLYIPVYPLISDNLQRDNFLRKIMETREFYEKDVIVYDSLSSLIINDVSEVKVNDLVAFFKRIAAMNKIIIYTVNPKELPGSILTMLRTAATIVMKTEIYTFGGNIKNILKIEKYNLAKGPYQKTMVFRVEPKLGIAVEISSIA; from the coding sequence ATGAAACTTGCAAAAATTGAACTTAGTAGAGATGATATTCATAAAAGGTTGGGAGGGGGTATTCCTTATGGTAGTATAATACTTATAGAAGGGGAAGAAGCTACAGGAAAGTCAGTGGTAGCCCAGAGATTAACATACGGTTTTTTACAGAATGCTCACTCAGTTACTTATATATCAACCCAATTAACCACTTTAGAATTCGTAAAACAGATGATGTCGTTAAATTACAACATAAATAAAAAGTTGTTAAACGGTGTTTTGCTATATATACCTGTATATCCTCTCATATCTGACAACCTTCAGAGAGATAATTTTCTAAGAAAAATTATGGAAACCCGTGAATTTTATGAAAAGGATGTAATTGTATATGACAGTTTATCCTCCCTTATAATAAATGATGTAAGTGAAGTGAAGGTGAATGATTTAGTTGCTTTTTTTAAAAGAATCGCGGCGATGAACAAAATCATAATTTACACTGTAAATCCAAAGGAGTTACCTGGGTCTATTTTAACTATGCTTAGAACAGCTGCGACAATAGTGATGAAGACGGAGATCTACACCTTTGGTGGAAATATTAAAAATATTTTGAAGATAGAAAAGTACAACCTAGCAAAGGGACCATACCAAAAAACTATGGTATTCAGAGTTGAGCCTAAGTTAGGTATTGCAGTTGAGATATCCTCGATAGCATAA
- a CDS encoding flagellar protein G, whose protein sequence is MASNIFSEMILFVSVLIIAAAVTGILVTTTHEISLGINDKGDLLSSRLSQDFEIINDPENVPRDVSTGTILIYIKNTGKSPITFNKDVLTVMIDGDVVPIISTEVIGNETLEVLYPSMVGSINVSYNNTGYHVIKVITDSGIIRSLKVYIQ, encoded by the coding sequence ATGGCTTCTAATATATTTTCAGAGATGATTTTATTTGTCAGTGTTTTAATAATTGCCGCCGCTGTCACTGGAATCTTAGTCACTACCACCCATGAGATTTCCCTTGGAATAAATGACAAGGGAGATCTCCTATCCTCAAGGTTATCTCAAGATTTTGAAATAATCAATGATCCAGAGAATGTTCCTAGGGATGTTTCAACAGGTACTATATTAATCTACATAAAAAACACTGGAAAATCACCGATAACCTTCAATAAGGATGTACTTACTGTAATGATAGATGGAGATGTTGTTCCTATAATATCTACAGAAGTTATTGGCAATGAAACACTAGAGGTGCTTTATCCTTCAATGGTAGGTAGTATAAACGTAAGTTACAATAATACAGGGTATCACGTGATAAAGGTTATCACTGATAGTGGTATAATTAGGTCGTTGAAGGTGTATATCCAATAA
- a CDS encoding flagellar protein F: protein MGFSSIVGTVVILSTLLVCAIYLYTSMDLNIEKISKAYSDYIELENKKLRERLEIISAVNSSNIINITVKNDGSVVLEPSKWTVLYNGTPINFSVYPNVKYLFPLNTVNISINATAPARLCIISEYGNKYYYSIP, encoded by the coding sequence ATGGGGTTTAGTTCCATTGTAGGAACAGTAGTAATTCTTTCAACTTTGCTGGTTTGTGCAATATATCTATACACTTCTATGGATCTGAATATAGAAAAGATATCCAAAGCCTACTCAGATTATATAGAGTTGGAGAATAAAAAGTTACGTGAAAGGTTGGAAATAATATCGGCGGTAAATTCCTCAAATATTATAAACATAACTGTTAAGAATGACGGTTCTGTGGTTCTTGAACCTTCAAAATGGACAGTATTATACAACGGGACTCCAATAAACTTCAGTGTCTATCCCAATGTAAAGTATCTCTTTCCCCTCAATACTGTGAATATCAGTATTAATGCCACTGCACCGGCAAGACTGTGTATAATATCTGAATACGGTAACAAATACTACTATAGTATTCCATAA
- a CDS encoding FlaD/FlaE family flagellar protein, with protein MDTTSLSSILLETHRPAKLEKIPDDPISIIFAFKWIEYLSEKVGYSNIPDVLEFYYNLGWLSDRAVLDLLKFLKGIRPGIEEEEELPPRLTITDHLVSLLFIERLNGKKISSDILDRIEWEIRRIKKGVEEYYGV; from the coding sequence ATGGATACCACATCACTATCATCTATATTGCTTGAAACCCATAGACCTGCTAAGTTGGAGAAGATACCTGACGATCCTATATCCATAATATTTGCCTTTAAATGGATAGAATATCTCTCTGAAAAAGTTGGATATTCAAATATTCCAGATGTGTTGGAGTTTTACTACAATTTAGGGTGGCTCTCTGACAGAGCAGTGTTGGATCTACTGAAGTTCTTAAAGGGTATTAGACCCGGAATTGAAGAAGAAGAGGAATTACCTCCAAGATTAACTATTACCGATCATTTAGTCTCACTACTCTTCATAGAGAGATTAAACGGTAAGAAGATTTCCAGTGATATATTGGATAGAATAGAGTGGGAAATAAGAAGAATTAAAAAGGGGGTTGAAGAGTACTATGGGGTTTAG
- a CDS encoding FlaD/FlaE family flagellar protein has translation MISETEVLSSTSSIEEEYLTDDELEEYLENLKTKIPSFIVELLKNNLKNRRLTKSQLDRIVTRITDLYLGKRPEDKKTEELMERINELSKKLDALMKVAAITSATKISEDIKKEISKLEEEKEIKKEEKQETESEEIAPQEIEETVETGEEESTSEPLEKPASETTSTEIPPISEKKEGGISMTSEIQKISEKKYRLEELPEDTLSTMLVFKWLEFLIGRVGLNNLIDILDYYYNLGWISEKVVNRLIKISKNMKYLNEDLRKPVDKMIPEDHIVSLLYIEKLAGRPIPIDELENIDREINRIRKWAEELQFI, from the coding sequence ATGATTAGCGAGACAGAAGTCCTCTCATCCACATCCTCTATAGAAGAGGAATACTTAACTGATGATGAACTGGAAGAATATTTAGAAAATTTAAAAACTAAAATCCCTTCATTTATAGTTGAACTTTTAAAAAATAATTTAAAAAATAGGAGATTGACTAAAAGCCAGTTAGATAGAATAGTTACCAGGATAACTGATCTATACTTAGGTAAAAGGCCTGAAGATAAAAAAACTGAAGAATTAATGGAAAGAATTAACGAATTAAGTAAAAAATTAGATGCACTGATGAAAGTTGCTGCAATTACTTCTGCAACAAAAATCTCAGAGGATATAAAAAAGGAAATATCAAAATTAGAAGAAGAAAAAGAAATTAAAAAGGAAGAAAAACAAGAAACAGAAAGTGAAGAAATAGCGCCTCAAGAAATAGAAGAAACTGTAGAGACTGGAGAAGAAGAAAGTACTTCAGAACCCTTAGAAAAACCAGCCTCCGAAACAACCTCTACTGAAATACCTCCTATCTCTGAGAAAAAAGAAGGTGGTATTAGTATGACCTCTGAAATACAGAAGATAAGTGAGAAGAAGTACAGATTAGAAGAATTACCTGAAGATACACTGTCTACAATGTTGGTGTTTAAATGGTTAGAGTTCCTGATAGGTAGGGTTGGTCTGAACAACCTAATCGACATACTTGACTACTACTACAACTTAGGATGGATATCTGAAAAAGTAGTAAACAGACTGATAAAAATATCAAAGAATATGAAATATTTAAATGAAGATCTTAGAAAGCCTGTAGATAAAATGATACCAGAAGATCACATTGTTTCACTCCTGTATATAGAAAAATTGGCAGGTAGGCCAATACCTATAGATGAACTGGAGAACATAGACAGAGAGATCAATAGAATAAGAAAATGGGCTGAAGAATTACAGTTTATTTAA
- a CDS encoding flagella accessory protein C → MVETGGEELAAANEELLAKIEELESKFPKIEMMITNLRKENETLRESIDKINENFQDIMALYEVVSNQINPFIGISKITATSMEKLEKLEYETKILRKKIDELQKDVVILADIYLRQYDIDINDIIEDILAEEEISKIISREEDIHD, encoded by the coding sequence ATGGTAGAAACCGGAGGCGAAGAATTGGCCGCGGCGAATGAAGAACTTCTTGCTAAAATCGAGGAGTTGGAATCCAAATTTCCAAAAATAGAGATGATGATCACCAACCTTAGAAAAGAAAACGAAACTTTACGGGAGAGCATAGATAAGATCAATGAAAATTTTCAGGATATTATGGCACTTTACGAAGTAGTTTCCAATCAAATAAATCCTTTTATTGGAATTTCAAAAATTACTGCTACTAGTATGGAAAAATTGGAAAAACTAGAGTATGAGACAAAAATTCTCAGGAAAAAAATAGATGAATTACAGAAAGATGTGGTAATCTTAGCAGATATTTATCTAAGACAGTACGATATAGACATAAACGATATTATAGAAGATATACTTGCTGAAGAAGAGATCTCCAAAATAATATCAAGAGAGGAGGATATCCATGATTAG
- a CDS encoding flagellin produces the protein MEGFIKSKKGAIGIGTLIIFIALVLVAAVAAAVIINTAGHLQQKASAVGRESVKQVASGIQVIKVVGYANNTSNIDKLAIIISPNIGDSIDLNSTIVVLSDGDIKMSLVYSGSGHISHAEKNGTYNIFDGNAWINDNESKFGVIVLQDDDGSTNNTQHPTINYGDKVVLTVNVGELLGGIPPRKHVFGEVIPEYGASGVIDFITPSTYTTHVIDLQ, from the coding sequence ATGGAAGGGTTTATCAAAAGCAAAAAAGGAGCAATAGGTATTGGAACCCTGATAATCTTCATAGCTCTAGTACTGGTTGCAGCGGTTGCAGCAGCTGTAATAATAAACACAGCAGGACACTTGCAACAGAAGGCTTCTGCTGTTGGTAGGGAAAGCGTAAAACAGGTTGCAAGTGGGATCCAAGTTATTAAAGTTGTTGGTTATGCAAATAATACCAGTAATATTGATAAACTGGCAATAATTATTAGTCCTAACATTGGAGATAGTATAGATCTTAATTCCACTATAGTTGTGCTATCCGATGGTGACATAAAAATGTCGTTAGTATATTCAGGTTCAGGTCATATATCACACGCCGAGAAAAATGGTACATATAACATATTTGATGGAAATGCATGGATAAATGATAATGAAAGTAAGTTTGGAGTAATAGTATTACAAGATGATGATGGTTCTACCAATAATACTCAACACCCAACTATCAACTACGGAGATAAAGTAGTCCTTACTGTAAATGTAGGAGAATTATTAGGTGGAATTCCACCAAGAAAACATGTATTTGGGGAAGTTATTCCTGAATATGGGGCTTCAGGAGTAATTGATTTTATAACACCATCTACATACACTACACATGTAATAGATCTCCAGTAA
- a CDS encoding flagellin: protein MEGFIKSKRGAMGIGTLIIFIAMVLVAAVAASVLINTSGFLQQKASSTGKQSTEQVASGINILEIDGEHNGTNINRTAIYITPNAGSAPIDLSQAVVMISDGEKRLVAKYDPNIYYDLSNGGSLFDTVNWSGLNSSKFGIVVIQDADGSCKQDTPVIDRGDIVAIVLNTTALNMGPRSTITGSVQPEFGAPAIISFTTPATYLSDMEVVRLQ from the coding sequence ATGGAAGGGTTTATTAAAAGTAAAAGAGGAGCAATGGGTATTGGAACCCTGATAATCTTCATAGCTATGGTATTAGTAGCAGCAGTTGCAGCAAGTGTGTTAATAAATACAAGTGGATTCTTGCAGCAGAAAGCATCCTCCACAGGTAAGCAAAGTACAGAACAGGTTGCAAGTGGTATTAACATATTGGAGATTGATGGAGAGCACAATGGGACCAACATAAACAGAACTGCTATATATATCACACCAAATGCAGGAAGTGCTCCAATTGATTTGAGCCAAGCGGTTGTAATGATAAGTGATGGTGAAAAAAGATTAGTTGCAAAGTATGATCCTAACATTTATTATGATTTAAGTAATGGTGGATCATTATTTGATACCGTCAATTGGAGTGGACTAAACTCATCAAAATTTGGAATAGTAGTCATTCAAGATGCTGATGGGTCCTGTAAGCAGGATACACCAGTAATAGACAGGGGAGATATTGTAGCAATCGTATTAAATACAACAGCATTAAATATGGGACCAAGATCAACTATAACAGGAAGTGTACAACCTGAATTTGGTGCTCCAGCCATAATATCCTTTACAACACCAGCAACATATTTAAGTGATATGGAAGTAGTTCGACTTCAATAA
- a CDS encoding flagellin: MKFLEYLKSKRGAMGIGTLIIFIAMVLVAAVAASVLINTSGFLQQKASSTGKQSTEQVASGINILEIDGEHNGTNINRTAIYITPNAGSAPIDLSQAVVMISDGEKRLVAKYDPNIYYDLSNGGSLFDTVNWSGLNSSKFGIVVIQDADGSCKQDTPVIDRGDIVAIVLNTTALNMGPRSTITGSVQPEFGAPAIISFTTPATYLSDMEVVRLQ, encoded by the coding sequence TTGAAATTCTTAGAATATCTCAAAAGTAAAAGAGGAGCAATGGGTATTGGAACCCTGATAATCTTCATAGCTATGGTATTAGTAGCAGCAGTTGCAGCAAGTGTGTTAATAAATACAAGTGGATTCTTGCAGCAGAAAGCATCCTCCACAGGTAAGCAAAGTACAGAACAGGTTGCAAGTGGTATTAACATATTGGAGATTGATGGAGAGCACAATGGGACCAACATAAACAGAACTGCTATATATATCACACCAAATGCAGGAAGTGCTCCAATTGATTTGAGCCAAGCGGTTGTAATGATAAGTGATGGTGAAAAAAGATTAGTTGCAAAGTATGATCCTAACATTTATTATGATTTAAGTAATGGTGGATCATTATTTGATACCGTCAATTGGAGTGGACTAAACTCATCAAAATTTGGAATAGTAGTCATTCAAGATGCTGATGGGTCCTGTAAGCAGGATACACCAGTAATAGACAGGGGAGATATTGTAGCAATCGTATTAAATACAACAGCATTAAATATGGGACCAAGATCAACTATAACAGGAAGTGTACAACCTGAATTTGGTGCTCCAGCCATAATATCCTTTACAACACCAGCAACATATTTAAGTGATATGGAAGTAGTTCGACTTCAATAA
- a CDS encoding archaellin/type IV pilin N-terminal domain-containing protein — translation MRLKFLEYLKSKRGAMGIGTLIIFIAMVLVAAVAASVLINTSGFLQQKASSTGKQSTEQVASGLFCSGVSGHIFTFDGNYYDLDRMIMYISPNAGSAPIDLKEAKLFLTYDGKSVILKYGGTIPATAGCDNLFELTNTGEVNITSSDYTSITLVDDGTNNKYIIITTSDHKIMALLKEFDGKNVNINANNTLTDSSASLNIVSYNGTEMVVNITTNVASSGTASSTSLDWAYISSDSATWGGTDDKQFLVVPLQDNDKSVVNNAVINKGDLVAILINTEAAFSSGIPERKEITGKLQPEFGAPAVIDIVTPAAYTSEVINLQ, via the coding sequence ATGAGATTGAAATTCTTAGAATATCTCAAAAGTAAAAGAGGAGCAATGGGTATTGGAACCCTGATAATCTTCATAGCTATGGTATTAGTAGCAGCAGTTGCAGCAAGTGTGTTAATAAATACAAGTGGATTCTTGCAGCAGAAAGCATCCTCCACAGGTAAGCAAAGTACAGAACAGGTTGCAAGTGGATTATTCTGTAGTGGAGTATCTGGCCATATATTTACCTTTGACGGTAATTATTATGATTTAGATAGAATGATAATGTACATTTCCCCTAATGCTGGAAGTGCTCCAATTGACTTAAAGGAAGCAAAATTATTCTTAACTTATGATGGTAAAAGTGTAATATTGAAATATGGCGGTACAATACCTGCTACTGCTGGATGTGATAACCTTTTTGAATTAACGAATACGGGAGAAGTGAATATTACTTCTTCAGATTACACAAGCATTACACTTGTGGATGATGGTACTAATAACAAATATATTATAATAACGACAAGCGACCACAAAATAATGGCATTATTGAAAGAATTTGATGGTAAAAATGTAAATATTAATGCTAACAATACATTAACAGATAGTTCAGCATCATTAAATATCGTATCATATAATGGCACTGAAATGGTTGTCAATATTACTACGAATGTAGCTTCTTCTGGAACTGCTAGTAGTACTTCCTTAGACTGGGCATACATTAGCAGCGATTCAGCAACTTGGGGAGGTACTGACGATAAACAGTTCTTAGTAGTTCCATTACAAGACAATGATAAGTCAGTGGTGAACAATGCAGTAATAAACAAAGGAGACTTAGTGGCAATATTGATAAACACTGAAGCAGCATTCAGCAGTGGGATACCTGAAAGAAAAGAAATAACAGGTAAATTACAGCCAGAATTTGGTGCTCCTGCAGTAATAGACATAGTAACTCCAGCGGCATATACCAGCGAAGTAATCAACTTACAATAA
- a CDS encoding HEAT repeat domain-containing protein — translation MMEKTSKILSNLDDNNLTPLDPQNLKNLLKTFKKGSIKTKLSLLNEISFISVTNPEALQDIVPYLIKLMDDKDWRTRKNTVEILGNIGLVSYETVERYLDRILEKLNDKNLDVVYSAAYAIVKISINLKCKNKHELINKVLKKMKSKNKILYTEIIKNISEIYPDIVQNYIKDILKLLDEDSTIIKINVLKTLGNIGDVKIDREVAQKIIKYLRGPPPELKRYSAYAIWKLSNNNLEHFNDAIELLIEIVNRENDSKLIIYSLLALNILSHICPQKFKKLDINALIHNKLIRKPLLELLYNLSTLDYTLLIPYMDRLYDILNNDEDIQSNKMIIRIIGNMALYNPKYINKYLTILREKLKVSKLRHEVVLALVKGNYIDRNILSTIFHGFRNLEKEENVKFLEEVITHYPLNLLDTLYNEIKKLEPYLNKNNNFNKLLNIIRERIDEKKGINTQDINMVIEEAEKNVLKVVVALESECVKVELEDGKKVYIIPENTCIKTPLSNELLEILEKYSKNEMEMYKLVHEIMVKSLIEDTLLEYNREEKDKK, via the coding sequence ATGATGGAAAAGACATCTAAGATTCTAAGTAATCTCGATGATAACAACCTCACTCCTTTAGATCCTCAAAACCTAAAAAATCTATTAAAAACATTTAAAAAAGGAAGTATTAAAACAAAACTATCCCTACTTAACGAGATCTCTTTTATATCAGTAACAAATCCTGAGGCACTTCAAGATATTGTACCATATCTAATAAAGTTGATGGATGACAAAGATTGGAGAACAAGAAAAAATACTGTTGAAATCTTGGGGAATATTGGACTTGTAAGTTATGAAACGGTAGAAAGGTATTTAGATAGAATACTAGAAAAATTAAATGACAAAAATCTAGATGTAGTATATTCAGCAGCCTATGCAATAGTTAAAATATCTATAAATCTAAAATGTAAGAATAAACACGAACTTATAAATAAAGTACTGAAAAAGATGAAATCAAAGAACAAAATTCTATATACCGAGATAATTAAAAACATAAGTGAAATCTACCCCGATATTGTACAAAATTACATAAAAGATATATTAAAACTCCTCGATGAGGATAGTACAATTATAAAAATAAATGTACTTAAAACCTTGGGAAATATTGGAGATGTAAAAATTGATAGAGAAGTAGCCCAGAAGATCATTAAATATCTGAGGGGTCCTCCTCCAGAACTTAAAAGATACAGTGCATATGCAATATGGAAACTAAGTAACAACAACTTGGAACACTTCAATGATGCCATAGAACTTCTTATAGAAATTGTAAATAGAGAAAATGACAGTAAATTAATAATTTACTCACTATTAGCCTTAAATATACTATCTCATATATGTCCCCAAAAATTCAAAAAATTGGATATAAACGCTTTAATCCATAACAAACTAATAAGAAAACCCCTTTTAGAACTTCTCTACAACCTATCAACATTAGACTACACCCTTTTAATTCCATACATGGACAGATTATATGATATACTCAACAACGATGAAGATATTCAATCAAATAAGATGATTATAAGAATTATAGGTAACATGGCCCTATACAATCCTAAATACATTAATAAATATCTAACCATCTTACGGGAGAAACTGAAGGTTTCGAAGTTAAGACACGAGGTGGTATTAGCATTAGTCAAAGGAAATTACATCGACAGGAATATACTTAGCACTATCTTCCATGGATTCCGTAATTTAGAGAAAGAGGAAAATGTAAAATTTTTAGAAGAGGTCATAACTCACTATCCATTAAATCTATTAGATACCTTATACAATGAGATAAAAAAGTTGGAACCCTACCTGAATAAAAACAACAACTTCAACAAACTTTTAAATATAATAAGAGAACGAATAGATGAGAAAAAGGGAATAAATACACAAGATATAAATATGGTAATAGAAGAGGCCGAAAAAAATGTACTTAAGGTAGTAGTAGCGTTAGAGTCAGAATGTGTAAAGGTGGAGTTAGAGGATGGTAAAAAGGTATATATCATACCAGAGAATACCTGTATAAAAACTCCACTGTCTAACGAACTGTTGGAAATTCTTGAGAAATACAGTAAAAATGAAATGGAAATGTACAAGTTAGTCCATGAAATTATGGTAAAGTCTCTTATAGAAGATACACTTTTGGAGTACAACAGAGAAGAGAAAGATAAAAAATAG
- a CDS encoding MogA/MoaB family molybdenum cofactor biosynthesis protein: protein MHEKIEDIVYGVVTVSDSRFNKLISGEIVEDKSGNFLKKELNAKYYVLIPDNRDMLKGVIDHLIDFTDVDCIVVTGGTGVSSRDNTPEILKEMFQKELNGFSVLFHNLSYKEVKYATILSRTTAGIYRGKVIYALPGSLNACKTALPIIKEETGHILKHIRE from the coding sequence ATGCACGAGAAGATAGAAGATATTGTCTATGGAGTAGTAACTGTAAGTGATAGTAGGTTTAATAAATTAATTTCTGGAGAAATTGTAGAAGATAAATCCGGAAATTTTTTAAAAAAAGAACTAAATGCCAAATACTATGTGTTAATACCAGATAACAGAGATATGTTAAAAGGAGTTATAGATCACCTCATAGACTTCACAGATGTGGACTGTATAGTTGTAACTGGTGGTACTGGAGTTTCCTCAAGGGATAATACCCCAGAGATTTTGAAGGAGATGTTTCAAAAGGAGTTAAACGGGTTTTCTGTATTATTCCACAATCTAAGTTATAAAGAGGTAAAATACGCTACAATACTGTCGAGGACCACTGCAGGAATATATAGGGGTAAAGTAATATACGCACTGCCAGGATCCTTAAATGCCTGTAAAACTGCACTACCTATTATTAAAGAGGAGACAGGACATATTTTAAAGCATATTAGGGAGTAA